CGCGTCCGGGCCAAAGACCAGCGTCACGCCCTCGGTCGCCAGCAGCGCCTGGTACTGGCGCACCAAGCTGGCGTGGGTCTGGGTGAGGATGGCCTCGAAGTCGGCCACGGTGAGCGACTGCAGCTCGACCCGGATGGGCAGGCGCCCTTGCAGCTCGGGGATCAGGTCGCTGGGCTTGCTCAGGTGGAAGGCGCCGCTGGCGATGAACAGGATGTGGTCGGTCTTGATCGGACCGTATTTGGTCGACACCGTGCAGCCCTCGACCAGCGGCAGCAGGTCGCGCTGCACGCCTTGGCGCGAGACTTCGGCGCTCGACTGGCTGTCGCTGCGGCTGGTGACTTTGTCGATCTCGTCGATGAACACGATGCCGTTTTGCTCGGCGCTCTGGATCGCTTGCAGCTTGATCTCTTCTTCGTTGAGCAGCCGCCCGGCCTCTTCGTCGATCAGCAGGCGGCGCGCTTCGGCGATTTTGAGCTTGCGCGTCTTGCGCTTGTGGGCGCCCAGTTGCGAGAACACGCCGCGCAACTGCTCGGCCATCTCCTCCATGCCCGGCGGCGTCATGACCTCGAGCTGCGGCTGCGTGGCGGCGAGCTCGATCTCGATCTCGCGCTCATCGAGCGAGCCCTCGCGCAGCTTTTTGCGCAACACCTGGCGCGTGGCGTTGTCGCGCTCGGGTTCGCTCGACAACGGGCCCTCGTGCCGCGGCGCAGGCAGCAGCGCATCGAGCAGGCGCTCTTCGGCGTTGTCTTCGGCGCGGGCGCGCACCTTGAGCGCGGCCTGCTCGCGCGCTTGCTTGACGGCGATGTCCACCAGATCGCGCACGATGCTGTCCACGTCTTTGCCGACGTAGCCGACTTCGGTGAACTTGGTGGCCTCGACCTTGATGAATGGCGCCCCGGCCAGCCGCGCCAGCCGGCGCGCGATTTCGGTCTTGCCGACGCCTGTGGGGCCGATCATTAGGATGTTTTTGGGCGTGATCTCGGGCCGCAGCTTGGGCTCGACTTGCTGGCGGCGCCAGCGGTTGCGCAGCGCGATGGCCACGGCGCGCTTGGCGGCGGTTTGGCCAATGATGTGCGCGTCGAGCTCGGAGACGATCTCCTGCGGGGTCATGGCAAAGGACATGGCTTAGAGCACCTCGACGGTGTGGTTCAGGTTGGTGTAGATGCACAGCTCGCCCGCCACCTGCAGCGACTCGCGCACGATCGCTTCGGCGCCCAGCTCGGTGTGCGCCAGCAGCGCGCGCGCTGCCGCTTGGGCATAGGCGCCGCCCGAGCCGATGGCCACGATGCCGTGTTCGGGCTCGAGCACGTCGCCGTTGCCGGTGATGATCAGGCTGGCGCTGCGGTCGGCCACGGCCAGCATGGCTTCGAGGCGGCGCAGCACGCGGTCGGTGCGCCAGTCGCGCGTGAGCTCGATGGCGGCGCGCTGCAAGTGGCCTTGGTGCTTTTCCAGCTTGGCCTCGAAGCGCTCGAACAGCGTGAAGGCGTCGGCGGTGGCGCCGGCAAAACCGGCCAGCACCTGGTCGCGGTAGAGCTTGCGCACCTTGCGCGCCGTGCCCTTGACCACGATGTGGCCGAGCGTGACCTGGCCATCGCCGCCGATCGCCACCTGCACCCCAGCCGGGGTGAGGCGGCGCACGCAGACGATGGTGGTGCCGTAGAGCAGGGCGGGGTCGTGGGATGGAGTGTTCATGTACAAGGCTTTAATATTGTCTCAAGCGCAAAGTGGCGACTTCATTGATGCCCACCGTGTGCAAATAAGCGGCCAACAGCCTTGAGAGCCCATGCAGCTCCACCGCCACGCCGCGCTGGCGCGCCGTGAGCAGGCACTGCATCAGGGCGCTGGCGGCCACCAGATCGACGCGCAGCAGGCCTCGGCAGTCGAGTATGAAGGGCGTACCGGGCGGGTGTTGCACCAGCGCAGCGTCGAGCGCGCCCAGCAGATCGGCGTTGCCCGCACCCAGCTGGCCCGACAGGGTGGGCGCGGCTTGCGACAACAGGGTCAAGGCGGCGGGCCAATCGGCATGGTGCGTGAGGCCAAATTCGGCTTGTGCGTTGGCCCGCTCTGCTGGCAGATCGGGCCATGCCAGGGGCTCGAGTGCAGCGGCCGCACCAGCTGCAAGCGGCTGCGGAGGCGCTGCTTCAGCGCGTGCCGAAGCCGTGCCTGCAGCCGCAGTCGGCAAGCTGTCGGCAGCCACACAACGGCACTGGGGCTGCACCCACTCCGGCGGCAACACGCCGTAGGTGACGCAGTAGTCGAGTGCGGCCAAATCGAATTCGTCGCGCCGTCGCATCAGGCACAGCAGCGCCAGCCGCAACTGCCACCATACGGCATCGTTTTCGCTGCGGCCAGAGGGCGTGCTGGCTTTGAGGCGACGGCGCAACACCGCCGCCCCGACCATGCGCAGATCGAGCGGGCGCTGCAGCCACCCCTGCACCAGCACCAGCAGAGCCCGGGCCGCTGGCAGGTCGGCCGAG
This sequence is a window from Serpentinimonas maccroryi. Protein-coding genes within it:
- the hslU gene encoding ATP-dependent protease ATPase subunit HslU, translated to MSFAMTPQEIVSELDAHIIGQTAAKRAVAIALRNRWRRQQVEPKLRPEITPKNILMIGPTGVGKTEIARRLARLAGAPFIKVEATKFTEVGYVGKDVDSIVRDLVDIAVKQAREQAALKVRARAEDNAEERLLDALLPAPRHEGPLSSEPERDNATRQVLRKKLREGSLDEREIEIELAATQPQLEVMTPPGMEEMAEQLRGVFSQLGAHKRKTRKLKIAEARRLLIDEEAGRLLNEEEIKLQAIQSAEQNGIVFIDEIDKVTSRSDSQSSAEVSRQGVQRDLLPLVEGCTVSTKYGPIKTDHILFIASGAFHLSKPSDLIPELQGRLPIRVELQSLTVADFEAILTQTHASLVRQYQALLATEGVTLVFGPDAITRLAQIAFEVNERTENIGARRLATVMEHLLDEVSFDATRLSGAEVVVDAAMVDARLAALSRNEDLSRYIL
- the hslV gene encoding ATP-dependent protease subunit HslV, coding for MNTPSHDPALLYGTTIVCVRRLTPAGVQVAIGGDGQVTLGHIVVKGTARKVRKLYRDQVLAGFAGATADAFTLFERFEAKLEKHQGHLQRAAIELTRDWRTDRVLRRLEAMLAVADRSASLIITGNGDVLEPEHGIVAIGSGGAYAQAAARALLAHTELGAEAIVRESLQVAGELCIYTNLNHTVEVL